A genome region from Penicillium psychrofluorescens genome assembly, chromosome: 3 includes the following:
- a CDS encoding uncharacterized protein (ID:PFLUO_005331-T1.cds;~source:funannotate): protein MDANSQPADQTSFTHYSDLETYGWTETPLEMSEVEGSDNDLLKKLGIDDSNSKYISLDQDTETTVDNIKYGKTGGFYRSIFSPQNGALVAVNNVNPKLTGRVHYAKVKGRPMNIVPLDRWSDVVFLEWKKLCKKAHVPVSSLKHVIRYNVDNKPTEDVIQDVFGLDRPDWSKISRGRRFHPDEEEFAALLGTPNGSGVAYMLIDHKGQFGQMRVKSITVKGMKIGGEWFPWMILKTETFA, encoded by the exons ATGGATGCAAACTCGCAGCCAGCCGATCAGACATCGTTCACGCACTATTCCGACTTGGAAACATACGGCTGGACGGAGACACCTCTAGAGATGTCTGAAGTGGAAGGCTCAGACAATGACCTCCTCAAGAAGCTTGGCATCGATGACTCGAATAGTAAGTATATATCATTGGACCAGGATACGGAAACGACTGTCGACAACATAAAATATGGA AAAACTGGTGGCTTCTATAGAAGCATCTTCAGTCCACAGAACGGGGCGTTGGTGGCAGTCAACAATGTGAACCCAAAGCTCACGGGGCGCGTGCATTATGCGAAGGTCAAGGGGAGACCTATGAATATTGTTCCACTCGACCGGTGGTCCGACGTGGTATTCttggagtggaagaagttATGCAAAAAGGCACACGTGCCTGTGAGCAGTCTAAAGCATGTAATCCGCTACAATGTCGACAACAAGCCTACAGAAGACGTCATTCAAGATGTGTTTGGATTGGACAGGCCAGACTGGTCGAAGATTTCACGTGGAAGGAGATTCCAtccagacgaagaggaaTTTGCAGCTCTCCTGGGCACTCCGAATGGCAGCGGAGTCGCTTATATGCTTATCGACCACAAGGGCCAGTTTGGCCAGATGAGAGTGAAGAGTATCACTGTGAAGGGCATGAAGATAGGGGGGGAATGGTTTCCGTGGATGATCCTCAAGACCGAGACATTTGCATAA
- a CDS encoding uncharacterized protein (ID:PFLUO_005335-T1.cds;~source:funannotate), with protein MTTPSPLVLQPVALEDNAALTELWFAAFNGPEIRKVIPDTPGVRKWLENAIRDDMLHKPFQRYVKVVDTTSTDDQGRLRIVAYAKWDLAMPDERGRRFPPWHEEMPAAMCEEFFMKEEKNRLRVMGDTKHFCMVCRLSVAPGVFVETILHTDCLLDREKDLDTVATHPDYQRRGAGSMLVKWGCDLADAEGVGAYVDASKDGAPLYAKFGFVDYSPPGEENSAMARR; from the coding sequence ATGACCACCCCCAGTCCCCTAGTACTCCAGCCCGTAGCGCTGGAGGATAACGCCGCCCTGACAGAGCTCTGGTTCGCAGCCTTCAACGGCCCCGAGATCCGCAAAGTAATCCCCGACACGCCCGGCGTGCGCAAATGGCTAGAAAACGCCATTCGCGACGACATGCTTCACAAGCCTTTCCAGCGCTACGTGAAAGTCGTGGACACCACGTCCACAGACGACCAGGGCCGACTGCGCATAGTGGCCTATGCCAAGTGGGATTTGGCGATGCCGGACGAGCGCGGACGACGATTTCCGCCGTGGCATGAGGAGATGCCCGCGGCTATGTGCGAGGAGTTTTTtatgaaggaggagaagaatcGGCTGCGTGTTATGGGAGATACGAAGCATTTTTGTATGGTTTGCCGCCTCTCTGTTGCCCCCGGTGTTTTTGTGGAGACTATACTACATACTGACTGCTTGTTGGATCGGGAAAAAGACCTGGACACCGTCGCGACGCACCCGGACTACCAACGGCGGGGGGCCGGCTCGATGCTGGTCAAGTGGGGATGTGACCTGGCCGATGCGGAGGGAGTTGGGGCGTATGTGGATGCCAGTAAGGATGGTGCGCCCTTGTATGCCAAATTTGGATTTGTGGATTACAGTCCCCCGGGTGAAGAGAATAGCGCGATGGCTCGGCGATAG
- a CDS encoding uncharacterized protein (ID:PFLUO_005334-T1.cds;~source:funannotate): MAATLEQPPADLLAGGPVVDSVSITPPQSANGKKEAPEGVPSELSDLELDSKPTAEEPEEKPIKQEELEEEEEDIEPDHYYGGGKIPVFKPTMDQFRDFQSFVKRIDKYGMQAGIVKVVPPKEWSESLPQLDESVKKIRVKNPIMQEFHGSHGTYTQANIERQRSYNLPQWKGLCDESSHQPPARRGERRRNLERTNRVASTPRPQAPRPADGQKRRPGRPPKKTKIKEEHPAEDGDQSKLEGPPTPVSPESNPVEAKSEVLSDGESLPAPKPKGRQSKSVNARRKNNRGDMVDYVDEEVFQEFDYRIHDNEDYTAERCEELETSYWKSLMYNNPMYGADMPGSLFNDSTTSWNVAKLPNLLDVLGQKVPGVNTAYLYLGMWKATFAWHLEDVDLYSINYIHFGAPKQWYSISQEDAPRFEQAMRSIWSSDAKNCDQFLRHKTYLVSPSLLKSQYGITVNRLVHYEGEFVITFPYGYHSGYNVGYNCAESVNFATEKWLDYGRTAKKCHCEDDSVWIDVDEIERKMRGESTPEYYGEFDSEFEGASDLLTPPRSVPEKTPSNRGRKRKHGGDGPRTKRPKLHPDGPRKIPCLLCPNDLDYEDLLPTENGKGHAHRRCAAFIEETSILRNESGQEVVCDVDKIPKARLELKCLFCREVRGACFQCNFGKCTRAYHATCALLAGVAIEHGSIAVIADDGNTYSLPSVDLKCKFHRQKRPAGISGESLDSDRRVNQGARRLVQGDLIQFQADKEINGAIVLQNRPEERSLLLKVLPRGDVIELPYRWMLVVRRSNFAPLAPGIQPLPAHLARKAEQRKELEAALPVAGSAFGDSHSPYQWAAFETVEATRNAPPVTVSLDQGGQLWYYLGAQSTESRAQYTHNPSVRVHNPRANFLDSVRAGLGVSKISPHHHRHWRYNNNAATAPAPPYQQNLYAQSRPLLHPPLNDVNAHHHRTHFLHSARPPTSSPLVQPPLAPPPHPAPAASAAGAAAAGAPAMPSAFRSLPTQSARHAPYPSVAKSHAQQQHHLPATNTFANVRELIARRRLAQITDHANVFAGYTIVSPEVVVETLLGPMGSIPPANGLEKLELVMAQQRVQPRAADGTLLPPQTLNMRSEEVTRLLQMLRFSLVSHRERLDVLQKKESEGVKQEVDRGSVAAAKMPGKYAFLDQQRALAPNVYQSPYNMPSGLSEYAKKTYGLVPSDDEPPKESLANDFFNSLPQEMQEKILKTCGSFVQRAIDRSANHSRQSSASNLRLSSALAQQTANPTIDITTVEDPPLSGLDLPLHADSPISNFGRSHLRFQSPNEFPMHGPDPHPDHHDLFGDQQANTRFWQEGPWIAGDGNTPNDEHRPFFGPHERLKHDYASSDISLGKGPGSLHSVDMAGFGPDPSEDLVAGLSP; encoded by the exons ATGGCGGCCACACTCGAACAACCGCCCGCCGACTTGCTCGCGGGCGGCCCGGTGGTTGATTCCGTCTCGATAACTCCACCGCAGAGCGCCaacggcaagaaggaggctcCCGAAGGCGTGCCTTCTGAGTTGTCCGACCTTGAGCTGGACTCCAAACCCACCGCGGAAGAACCCGAAGAGAAACCAATCAAGCAGGAAGAattggaggaggaggaagaagatatcgAACCCGACCACTACTATGGCGGCGGCAAGATCCCCGTCTTCAAACCG ACCATGGACCAATTCCGTGATTTCCAGTCATTCGTCAAAAGGATCGACAAATATGGAATGCAAGCAGGAATCGTCAAAGTTGTTCCTCCAAAGGAATG GTCCGAGTCACTCCCTCAACTCGACGAGTCCGTCAAGAAAATTCGTGTGAAAAACCCGATCATGCAGGAATTCCACGGATCCCACGGTACCTACACGCAAGCGAATATTGAACGACAACGCTCCTACAACCTGCCTCAGTGGAAGGGCTTGTGCGATGAGAGCAGTCACCAGCCACCCGCCCGGCGTGGAGAAAGACGTCGAAACCTAGAAAGAACGAATCGAGTTGCGTCCACACCGCGGCCCCAGGCCCCTCGACCGGCGGACGGCCAGAAACGCCGTCCAGGCCGTCCTCCCAAGAAGACGAAAATCAAGGAAGAGCATCCAGCGGAAGATGGGGACCAGTCGAAACTTGAAGGACCTCCGACACCTGTGTCGCCCGAGTCCAACCCCGTCGAGGCTAAGAGCGAGGTTCTGAGCGACGGCGAGTCCCTGCCGGCCCCGAAGCCCAAAGGCCGACAGTCCAAGTCCGTCAACGCGCGACGCAAGAACAACCGAGGCGATATGGTCGACTAcgtggatgaagaagtctTCCAGGAATTTGATTATCGAATCCACGATAACGAGGATTACACCGCAGAACGATGCGAAGAACTGGAGACGTCATATTGGAAGTCGCTGATGTACAACAATCCAATGTACGGCGCTGATATGCCGGGCTCACTTTTTAACGATTCGACCACCTCTTGGAACGTTGCCAAACTCCCGAACCTCCTCGACGTCCTCGGACAGAAAGTGCCAGGAGTCAATACGGCCTATCTCTACCTGGGAATGTGGAAGGCGACGTTTGCCTGGCATCTGGAAGACGTCGACCTATACAGTATCAACTATATCCATTTCGGCGCCCCCAAGCAGTGGTACAGCATCTCGCAGGAGGATGCGCCTCGCTTCGAACAGGCCATGCGCAGTATTTGGTCGAGTGACGCGAAGAACTGCGACCAGTTCCTCCGCCACAAGACTTACCTGGTCTCCCCTAGTCTTCTCAAGTCGCAATACGGAATCACCGTCAACCGCCTGGTCCATTACGAAGGGGAGTTTGTCATCACGTTTCCCTATGGCTACCACTCCGGCTACAACGTGGGGTACAACTGTGCGGAGTCGGTCAACTTCGCAACTGAAAAATGGTTGGACTACGGTCGTACCGCCAAGAAATGTCACTGCGAAGATGACAGCGTTTGGATCGATGTGGACGAGATCGAACGCAAAATGCGCGGCGAGAGCACTCCTGAATATTATGGCGAATTCGACAGCGAATTCGAGGGAGCGTCGGATCTTCTCACGCCTCCGCGTAGCGTGCCCGAGAAGACACCCTCCAACCGTGGTCGAAAGCGGAAAcacggcggcgacgggcCGAGGACCAAACGACCCAAACTCCACCCAGACGGACCCCGGAAGATCCCGTGTCTGTTGTGTCCTAACGATCTGGACTATGAGGATTTACTTCCGACCGAAAATGGCAAGGGCCATGCGCACCGTCGGTGCGCGGCCTTCATTGAAGAGACGAGCATTCTCCGCAATGAGTCCGGGCAAGAGGTGGTGTGTGATGTTGACAAAATCCCCAAGGCCCGCTTGGAACTCAAATGTCTGTTTTGCCGTGAGGTCCGCGGTGCTTGCTTCCAGTGCAACTTTGGCAAATGCACGCGCGCCTACCATGCCACTTGCGCTCTTCTGGCCGGCGTGGCGATCGAACATGGCTCTATCGCGGTGAtcgccgacgatggcaacaCGTACTCCTTGCCCAGCGTTGACTTGAAGTGCAAATTCCACCGTCAGAAACGACCGGCCGGGATCTCAGGCGAGTCGTTGGATTCCGATCGCCGCGTGAACCAAGGCGCTCGTCGTCTGGTGCAGGGCGACTTGATCCAGTTCCAGGCGGACAAGGAGATCAATGGCGCCATTGTCCTTCAGAATCGCCCGGAGGAGCGGTCTCTGCTGCTCAAGGTCCTTCCCCGAGG GGATGTGATCGAACTGCCGTATCGCTGGATGCTGGTTGTTCGCAGGAGCAATTTTGCGCCCCTCGCGCCAGGCATTCAACCCCTCCCGGCCCACCTTGCGCGGAAGGCCGAACAGCggaaggagctggaggccgcTCTCCCCGTGGCAGGCAGTGCCTTTGGCGACAGCCACTCTCCCTATCAGTGGGCCGCGTTTGAAACGGTGGAGGCTACTAGGAATGCCCCACCGGTTACGGTCAGCCTCGACCAGGGCGGACAATTGTGGTACTATTTGGGCGCGCAGTCGACGGAGAGTAGGGCACAGTATACACACAACCCTAGCGTCCGCGTCCACAACCCGCGGGCCAATTTCCTCGACAGCGTCAGAGCGGGTCTGGGAGTGTCGAAGATCTCCccccaccatcatcgccattgGCGCTACAATAATAATGCTGCCACCGCCCCTGCCCCTCCTTACCAGCAAAATCTTTACGCTCAATCCCGACCGCTTTTACACCCACCCCTGAACGACGTCAACgctcaccaccaccgcaccCACTTCCTCCATTCCGCCAGACCGCCcacctcttctcctttgGTGCAGCCTCCGCTCGCCCCTCCCCCTCACCCTGCACCTGCCGCTTCCgctgccggtgctgctgctgctggagctcCTGCGATGCCGTCGGCCTTTCGTTCCCTGCCGACTCAATCTGCCCGCCATGCCCCCTATCCGTCGGTCGCCAAATCGCAcgctcagcagcagcaccacctcCCCGCCACCAATACCTTTGCCAATGTTCGGGAACTCATCGCCCGCCGGCGTCTCGCCCAGATCACCGACCATGCCAATGTCTTCGCCGGGTATACGATCGTTAGCCCCGAGGTGGTGGTAGAGACCCTCCTGGGTCCCATGGGCTCGATTCCGCCGGCCAATGGTCTGGAAAAATTAGAGCTGGTTATGGCCCAGCAGCGGGTACAGCCACGCGCCGCCGACGGGACCCTGCTGCCGCCACAGACCCTCAACATGCGGTCTGAGGAGGTGACCCGGTTGCTGCAGATGCTGCGGTTCTCCCTGGTAAGCCATCGTGAGCGGCTAGACGTgctccagaagaaggaatcgGAGGGTGTGAAGCAGGAGGTCGACCGGGGAAGCGTGGCGGCTGCCAAGATGCCCGGCAAATATGCCTTTCTCGACCAGCAGCGGGCACTGGCACCCAATGTCTACCAGTCTCCGTACAACATGCCCTCAGGCCTGTCGGAGTATGCCAAGAAGACGTACGGACTGGTTCCATCCGATGACGAGCCGCCCAAGGAGTCCCTGGCGAACGACTTCTTCAATAGCCTGCCccaggagatgcaggagaagatcttgaagaCTTGCGGTAGCTTTGTGCAACGTGCCATCGATCGATCGGCCAACCACAGCCGTCAAAGCTCGGCGTCTAACCTACGGCTGTCATCGGCGCTTGCCCAGCAAACGGCTAATCCGACCATCGATATCACGACGGTCGAGGACCCGCCATTGTCTGGTCTTGACCTTCCGCTCCACGCCGACTCCCCCATCTCAAATTTTGGCCGGTCGCACCTGCGATTCCAATCACCGAATGAGTTCCCCATGCACGGGCCTGACCCTCACCCGGACCATCACGATCTGTTTGGGGACCAGCAAGCCAACACCCGCTTCTGGCAGGAGGGGCCGTGGATCGCCGGCGATGGCAACACCCCCAACGACGAGCATCGGCCCTTCTTCGGCCCACACGAACGGCTCAAGCATGACTATGCTTCCTCGGATATATCACTGGGTAAGGGGCCAGGGTCGTTGCATTCGGTCGACATGGCCGGCTTCGGGCCTGATCCCTCCGAAGATCTCGTTGCTGGACTGAGTCCCTAA
- a CDS encoding uncharacterized protein (ID:PFLUO_005332-T1.cds;~source:funannotate), protein MADTLALIFTLIAGSLAGVLPIRSDTKTTTVTLPPGVTYNPDTHLFCAPTKWTDVATFFLGNYISHAATVITFPGEPWQVVALNMLLAIVFPGMGAARGLLAIIRHAALCKDPIQRALRSRAMCMVVRSKEWKPSSGQKVHSLTFLPGTLRRNEDDEVDGTFRAHDAISKNKESAAQYLMQLKEYHKPIGIIVESPGWLTLEHHDTYLETVGEQWQVFGDYHLPTGYKLAYVPPNAIVEPMSSTSADSTSPEKRDSVYNLSSLYSFSTALVAIGQIIYASATLYRSRGDQVARYGYAAYGFTVLPYLTMSFVNLVGNLCTPAYSTLYLVRTEMMDEAVQRGGYFEGTIAKLEGAQLHLKQGFVFEAELQEHEHQGDEERWEFKVGDVDVGSGDDELEKVKNAPVRGAEVETAADDGLVVQHDGASSKESAEEETKGEKTVKDKSEDAEDAGNEKAIDDADEVEPLLVIPSCYNFKSATQSRGFLSSSNPILFSWSNRFAFWTFQFLIAAVPFVIIGAMSRFKANHSTTAQRAWIMSWMSLGMTLVLNAYLSNHVVRMGSVAHKNHRRWRTTRSGRWGHHFASSVIMVVGTVYAVCLLAVPAIGGFTMVVKMLREDGSCTLIG, encoded by the exons ATGGCGGACACCCTTGCCCTAATCTTCACTCTCATCGCCGGCTCCCTTGCCGGCGTCCTTCCCATCCGCAGCGACACAAAAACTACCACCGTCACCCTACCCCCGGGAGTCACATACAACCCAGATACGCATCTATTCTGCGCCCCCACAAAATGGACCGACGTTGCGACTTTTTTTCTGGGCAACTACATCTCCCACGCGGCGACCGTCATCACCTTTCCTGGTGAACCATGGCAAGTCGTGGCCCTAAACATGCTCCTCGCCATCGTCTTCCCCGGTATGGGTGCCGCGCGCGGACTGCTCGCGATTATTCGGCACGCGGCGCTGTGCAAGGATCCAATCCAGCGGGCGTTGCGGTCGCGGGCGATGTGTATGGTGGTGCGCTCGAAGGAGTGGAAGCCGAGTTCTGGGCAGAAAGTACATTCGTTGACGTTTTTGCCGGGGACGTTGCGGAGgaacgaggatgatgaagtgGATGGAACTTTTCGGGCGCATGATGCTATTT CGAAAAATAAGGAGTCGGCAGCGCAGTACCTAATGCAACT GAAAGAATATCACAAGCCAATCGGGATCATTGTTGAAAGCCCGGGCTGGCTGACCCTGGAACACCATGACACCTACCTTGAGACCGTCGGCGAACAGTGGCAGGTCTTTGGAGACTACCATTTACCTACTGGCTACAAACTAGCCTACGTCCCCCCCAACGCAATTGTGGAACCCATGTCCAGCACCTCCGCCGACTCAACTTCACCCGAGAAGAGAGATTCGGTATACAACCTCTCCTCGCTCTATAGCTTCTCCACGGCGCTAGTAGCAATCGGACAGATCATCTACGCGTCAGCAACACTCTATCGCTCGCGCGGTGACCAGGTCGCCAGATATGGATACGCCGCGTATGGATTCACCGTTCTGCCGTACCTGACTATGTCGTTTGTCAATCTTGTGGGCAATCTGTGTACACCGGCGTATTCGACGCTGTACCTTGTTCGCAcggagatgatggatgaGGCTGTGCAAAGGGGTGGATATTTTGAGGGTACTATCGCCAAGCTGGAGGGTGCTCAGCTTCACTTGAAGCAGGGGTTTGTGTTTGAGGCGGAGCTCCAAGAGCATGAGCATCAAGGTGATGAGGAGCGCTGGGAGTTTAAGgttggggatgttgatgtgGGTTCgggtgatgatgagcttGAAAAGGTCAAGAATGCACCTGTGCGCGGTGCTGAGGTAGAGACTGCGGCAGACGATGGGCTGGTGGTTCAACATGATGGCGCGTCCTCGAAAGAatctgctgaagaagagaccaaGGGGGAAAAGACAGTGAAAGACAAATCGGAAGATGCAGAAGATGCAGGAAATGAAAAGGCAATAGACGACGCTGACGAAGTGGAACCCTTGCTCGTCATCCCAAGCTGCTACAACTTCAAAAGCGCCACCCAAAGCCGCGGCTTCCTCAGCTCCAGTAACCCAATCCTCTTCAGCTGGAGCAACCGCTTCGCCTTCTGGACGTTTCAATttctcatcgccgccgtgcCCTTTGTCATCATCGGGGCCATGTCTCGTTTCAAGGCCAATCACAGCACCACGGCTCAGCGGGCATGGATCATGAGCTGGATGTCCTTGGGAATGACGCTCGTGCTCAATGCTTATCTCTCTAACCATGTGGTTAGGATGGGCTCTGTGGCCCATAAGAACCATCGGCGCTGGAGGACGACTCGCTCGGGGCGCTGGGGGCATCACTTTGCATCGAGTGTGATTATGGTTGTCGGGACTGTGTATGCAGTGTGTTTGCTGGCTGTCCCGGCGATTGGCGGATTTACTATGGTGGTCAAGATGCTGAGGGAAGATGGGTCTTGTACACTCATTGGATGA
- a CDS encoding uncharacterized protein (ID:PFLUO_005333-T1.cds;~source:funannotate), whose protein sequence is MSLRVETMRDLLTAAASLASWKTLALLLAVTNLKSLPFVWHFRLLYYCLGNLRLKPTAPFFPKGKPIVDAQGKPTHPVFVSCTVTSRTPLLETDYNLHKSNSTYFTDLDISRTALVTRIYSPGVGLISKELDKEFNAAAQREGKRAPKRKVVSIVLGSVYCSFKREIKPFELYEMHSKVISWDKKWMYILTCFMRPAKRAGGEKTLLATALSKYVVKKGRLTVSPERILRASGFLPAPPADNTKTVLDSSAEGSAIGTPASGEGIADTAAGVDGSLMREVLKLGDEQIPSREKLEEQQKENEDLWSSGEWTWERIEQERLRGLGVVNGFTDLDTKLHEEWL, encoded by the exons ATGTCCCTGCGCGTAGAGACCATGCGCGACCTCCTAACAGCCGCGGCATCGCTCGCCTCATGGAAGACGCTCGCTTTGCTTCTAGCCGTGACCAATCTGAAGAGTCTCCCATTCGTCTGGCAT TTCCGTCTGTTGTACTACTGCCTCGGGAACCTGCGTCTCAAACCCACTGCGCCTTTCTTCCCAAAGGGGAAACCCATTGTGGACGCGCAGGGCAAGCCCACTCACCCGGTCTTCGTGTCCTGCACCGTCACATCGCGCACCCCATTACTGGAAACAGACTACAACCTGCATAAGAGCAACAGCACCTACTTCACCGACCTCGACATTTCCCGCACCGCGCTCGTCACCCGCATCTACAGCCCCGGCGTCGGGCTCATCAGCAAGGAACTCGACAAAGAGTTCAATGCCGCCGCCCAGCGCGAGGGCAAGCGTGCGCCAAAGCGCAAGGTTGTATCTATCGTGCTCGGCTCCGTGTACTGCAGCTTCAAGCGTGAGATCAAGCCCTTCGAGCTGTACGAGATGCACTCCAAGGTCATCTCCTGGGATAAGAAATGGATGTACATCCTCACCTGCTTCATGCGCCCCGCAAAACgtgccggcggcgagaagACCCTTCTCGCGACAGCACTGAGCAAGTATGTTGTGAAAAAGGGCCGGCTGACCGTATCGCCGGAGCGCATTCTGCGCGCGAGTGGGTTCTTGCCCGCGCCGCCAGCAGATAATACCAAGACCGTCCTGGATTCATCGGCTGAGGGCTCGGCGATTGGAACCCCCGCTAGCGGTGAGGGAATCGCTGATACAGCGGCGGGTGTTGATGGGTCACTCATGAGAGAGGTGCTGAAGCTGGGAGACGAGCAGATTCCCAGCCgggagaagctcgaggagcagcagaaggagaaTGAGGACTTGTGGAGCTCGGGGGAGTGGACTTGGGAGCGGATTGAGCAGGAGAGGCTGCGTGGGCTGGGTGTGGTCAATGGCTTCACGGACTTGGATACGAAACTGCATGAGGAGTGGCTGTGA
- a CDS encoding uncharacterized protein (ID:PFLUO_005330-T1.cds;~source:funannotate), protein MSGTNQAAFRGATIAFHEHSRNSSPAHNHQPSSTAAAAAFASTVNRHADSNPHHRQEVEAEPGPEVGSVKDKIGRFTANSLSPQQDSRGRVPASTLAPPTPQHIAARLAASRSPERPARSSDSTPSAAASLGAIRSASRMTPHPPEKQELRSPAPVRPIYGRKSPLDKMLQGDSPSSEELSGSTRSPSQQSRVTASLNDLRPSPPPSIRSRQSPAPSDESKPKPPPRAGDVHLSRGSLRKPNTSLRSTPSLASVSGLSHNTSSSSLIDESSGMSEEALSTAIVASSLASSRASPTTKIPPPPPPQRRRARSILHLAHTPTSDLSRTPSPPKGMPHTLRGMPKPDTDPQQRHKMRLIRKHPHKHHEGDRKRWRSEITEHERKRYEGVWASNKGLLIPPVMGNKSDMVLNLVVREIWSRSRLPLAALEQVWDLVDRQRIGLLGREEFVVGMWLIDQQLKGHKLPAQVPDSVWDSVRNITGLRLRPG, encoded by the coding sequence ATGAGTGGCACGAACCAGGCCGCTTTCCGCGGTGCCACCATTGCCTTCCACGAGCACTCCCGAAATTCCTCTCCCGCTCACAATCACCAACCCTCCAGTactgccgccgccgctgcaTTTGCCAGCACCGTGAACCGTCATGCAGACTCCAatccccatcatcgccaGGAGGTGGAAGCCGAACCTGGACCTGAAGTGGGCTCTGTGAAGGACAAAATCGGACGTTTTACCGCCAACTCGCTCTCGCCACAGCAAGATAGCAGAGGTCGAGTACCGGCTTCAACCCTCGCGCCGCCCACTCCGCAGCACATTGCGGCGCGCTTGGCTGCCTCGAGATCCCCCGAACGGCCGGCGAGGAGCAGTGACAGCACCCCTTCCGCAGCGGCCAGTCTAGGGGCAATACGCAGTGCAAGCAGGATGACACCACACCCGCCCGAAAAACAGGAGCTGCGGTCGCCCGCCCCGGTGCGTCCAATCTACGGCCGGAAGAGTCCCCTGGACAAGATGCTCCAGGGCGACAGTCCAAGCTCGGAAGAGCTCTCCGGTTCCACGCGATCCCCGTCACAGCAGTCAAGAGTCACCGCAAGTCTCAATGATCTCCGTCCGAGtccccctccatccatcaGGTCACGGCAGTCGCCTGCCCCATCCGACGAGTCGAAGCCTAAGCCTCCCCCGCGAGCCGGTGACGTCCATCTCTCGCGAGGATCCCTCCGCAAGCCCAACACATCACTACGGTCCACGCCTAGCTTAGCATCAGTATCCGGGCTGTCACACAAcaccagcagctccagcCTCATAGACGAATCCAGCGGCATGAGCGAGGAAGCCCTATCCACTGCCATTGTGGCATCATCTCTCGCATCGTCACGCGCCTCTCCCACCACAAAaatcccaccacctcctcctccacagcGCCGCCGGGCTCGATCAATATTACACCTAGCACATACCCCCACGAGCGATCTGTCCAGAACACCGAGCCCGCCCAAGGGCATGCCGCACACCCTACGCGGGATGCCCAAGCCCGACACCGACCCGCAGCAGCGACACAAGATGCGTCTCATCCGCAAACATCCACACAAACACCACGAGGGCGACCGCAAGCGCTGGCGCAGCGAAATCACCGAGCACGAACGCAAGCGGTACGAAGGCGTATGGGCCTCGAACAAGGGCCTACTCATTCCGCCGGTCATGGGCAACAAATCGGACATGGTGCTGAACCTGGTCGTACGCGAGATCTGGAGCCGCAGCCGCTTGCCGCTTGCCGCGCTCGAGCAGGTGTGGGATTTGGTGGATCGGCAGCGAATCGGGCTGTTGGGCCGAGAGGAGTTCGTGGTGGGCATGTGGTTGATCGATCAGCAGCTCAAGGGCCATAAGCTGCCTGCCCAGGTGCCTGATAGTGTGTGGGACAGCGTGCGTAATATCACGGGCTTGAGGCTGCGGCCGGGGTAG